Proteins encoded by one window of Enterococcus faecalis:
- a CDS encoding WxL domain-containing protein: MKQTKWQRLATIGLCSSLVINAFSGVTAVAETITIESSPTVASSAKEATSASSATPASTESSQETTETSREEVTQETEKPEELREDELRNKSQIKDNNSLRSSGTRALAQMPYRAFTIYFVSEDGSFIDPSLINMSANIMTFNQTALGTDPSVYSPSIRQPISIIDAVDHKKFDVAAESYTYSTNSVFPRNFRGVSDIKITVPKKYSDLTVKPTNYYSSSKSYPLPVYTTTSLLSGTVQSSDSSGSLYELTKAAEPNTFRENYDNRTSYGVDKSPVSFGYYLGDASGVTNLIFGTTTPIYYYLTNRRVTESFKDTAGATIPAPTGFTQGKQTSITSNNYTFKQAGTLPETYKASNGKTYKFKGWYKGKTKPNTLTTTKAPSYAVTYDDNDDLNVVYEEIKVLEFPSRTYQFGFVDESGKRVDASTIDLTYDSWYGIGTEPPNNIPSAWATTKIETGIKANTKNNLKEIIYPVQYLETNSNDSFQFSAVNLRYQLPRIYKSISIQNQQGGFDAAYPYPSILNPSGAEINNTPQYFELKNNGGQEFVFNRTTAAAPENVQLPFYLRYVSSFLTGKAMYYTIQGPIYYYLTNRRVTENFVDANGTKITPPTGFTQGKQTVINSDPYTFKQSGTLPDTYTTGGKTYKFKGWYKGKTKPNTLTTTKAPSYAVTYDDNDDLNVVYEEVNFPETTYQFGFVNEAGQLVNPDDINLTYDYKSIVYRGTGAAGSTVSFGTIANNQSGVKVGNLRQVTLPAKNIAQPTVVGWNGEAFANFSINLPKYYKSLNLYDKTGKIDPKYPLPVKTTVSSVSNDTVQPEANVIAELTLTQRADGSFTPRETYSGIDSSVRYPPFLRRTVSYSSSGSITALYQTISGPVYYHLTNRKVTENFVNTSGAKITPPAGFTQGNQIPMTSNTFKYTSAKALPASYSAGGKTYVFQGWYKGKTKPNTLTTSTTPAYNTTFDDNDDMTAVYKEANISANLTMRGAVDVIDNGATMEYWEVLLKNTGEAPLTSVKIKPTTDWAAGISTPTELFILGTGQNTKVRPITKEQWEAGFEIPLDSSIPVGGQLTINLLGTKVTGQPNQVLKAAVEFTGNFNKLTASDTVRIKDLDQETKEPTGEGFISVPTFNFGQVGVAGSTQQHSLKKAADYYGNGTRNPYLRIKKTQPNWSLTAQLSQPKSATDSLPTTTRLLLGTAAAASFTDYNQPTETKTPLGKTGIVNLTADNTATAVVANQQFIGSDVYQLDFTFANIKLEVPANQGMSGQQYQAAVTWNLVAGP, from the coding sequence ATGAAGCAAACTAAGTGGCAACGATTAGCAACCATTGGCTTGTGTAGTTCTTTAGTGATTAACGCCTTTTCTGGCGTGACCGCAGTTGCGGAAACAATCACGATTGAAAGTAGTCCGACAGTAGCAAGTAGCGCTAAGGAAGCAACATCAGCAAGTAGCGCAACGCCAGCAAGTACGGAAAGCAGTCAAGAAACGACTGAAACGAGTCGGGAAGAAGTGACACAGGAAACAGAGAAACCAGAAGAATTGAGAGAAGATGAACTAAGAAACAAGTCGCAAATCAAAGATAATAATAGTCTTAGATCGTCTGGGACCAGAGCTTTAGCTCAGATGCCATACAGAGCATTTACGATATACTTCGTTAGCGAAGATGGCTCATTTATAGACCCATCATTAATAAATATGAGTGCTAACATAATGACTTTTAACCAAACAGCGTTAGGTACAGACCCTAGTGTATATTCACCTTCTATTAGACAACCCATATCTATTATTGATGCAGTAGACCATAAAAAATTTGATGTTGCGGCAGAAAGTTACACGTATTCAACTAACTCTGTCTTTCCAAGAAATTTTCGTGGAGTATCAGATATAAAAATTACGGTTCCAAAAAAATATAGCGATTTAACTGTTAAGCCAACGAATTACTATAGTAGTTCAAAAAGCTATCCACTACCTGTATACACAACTACTTCTTTACTATCTGGTACTGTGCAGTCATCAGATTCGTCAGGAAGCCTGTATGAACTAACTAAAGCAGCTGAACCAAATACTTTCAGAGAAAATTATGATAATCGAACATCCTATGGAGTAGATAAATCTCCGGTTTCTTTTGGGTATTACCTCGGTGATGCTTCAGGAGTAACTAATTTAATTTTTGGTACTACAACCCCAATTTATTATTATCTAACTAATAGACGTGTCACCGAATCCTTCAAAGACACAGCAGGCGCAACCATTCCTGCTCCAACAGGATTCACCCAAGGAAAGCAGACCAGTATTACCAGCAATAACTATACCTTCAAACAAGCTGGCACCTTGCCAGAGACTTACAAAGCAAGTAACGGCAAAACCTATAAGTTCAAAGGCTGGTACAAAGGTAAAACCAAGCCAAACACCTTGACCACCACCAAAGCACCAAGCTATGCGGTGACTTATGATGATAATGATGATTTGAATGTGGTGTATGAGGAGATTAAGGTTTTGGAATTTCCTAGTCGTACATATCAATTTGGTTTTGTTGATGAATCAGGTAAGCGAGTAGATGCCTCCACGATTGATTTGACATATGATAGTTGGTACGGTATTGGTACTGAACCACCCAACAATATCCCATCAGCATGGGCAACTACTAAAATAGAAACAGGGATTAAGGCAAATACAAAAAATAATCTTAAAGAAATCATATACCCAGTTCAATATCTTGAAACGAATAGTAATGATTCATTTCAATTTAGTGCAGTAAACTTAAGATATCAGCTTCCAAGAATTTATAAATCCATCAGTATACAAAATCAACAAGGTGGTTTTGATGCCGCATATCCTTATCCAAGTATACTAAACCCATCAGGTGCGGAAATAAATAATACTCCTCAATATTTTGAATTAAAGAATAATGGAGGACAGGAGTTTGTGTTCAATAGAACAACAGCCGCCGCTCCCGAAAATGTTCAGCTTCCATTTTATTTAAGATATGTATCGAGTTTTCTTACGGGGAAAGCAATGTACTATACGATTCAAGGTCCAATCTATTACTATCTAACCAACCGCCGTGTCACCGAAAACTTCGTGGACGCCAACGGCACTAAAATCACGCCACCAACAGGCTTTACGCAAGGAAAACAAACAGTAATTAACAGTGACCCATACACCTTTAAACAAAGTGGCACCTTGCCAGACACTTACACAACAGGTGGTAAGACCTACAAGTTCAAAGGCTGGTACAAAGGCAAAACCAAGCCAAATACCTTGACCACCACCAAAGCGCCAAGCTATGCGGTGACTTATGATGATAATGATGATTTGAATGTGGTGTATGAGGAAGTCAATTTCCCAGAAACTACATACCAATTCGGTTTTGTCAATGAAGCGGGACAGTTGGTGAATCCTGACGATATCAATCTCACGTATGACTATAAGAGTATTGTGTATAGAGGAACTGGGGCAGCAGGCTCTACGGTATCATTTGGCACAATTGCTAATAATCAGAGTGGCGTAAAAGTTGGTAATTTACGGCAAGTGACGTTACCTGCAAAGAATATTGCACAACCTACCGTAGTAGGTTGGAATGGTGAGGCATTCGCAAATTTCTCAATTAACCTGCCTAAATACTATAAATCGTTGAATCTTTATGATAAAACTGGAAAAATTGATCCTAAGTATCCTCTACCAGTAAAGACAACTGTTTCTTCGGTATCCAATGATACGGTGCAACCTGAAGCAAATGTAATTGCTGAGTTAACCTTGACACAACGAGCAGATGGGAGTTTTACACCAAGAGAAACATATTCAGGTATTGATTCTAGTGTTAGGTATCCACCTTTCTTACGTAGAACAGTTTCTTATTCTAGTTCTGGAAGTATCACTGCCCTATATCAAACAATCAGTGGACCTGTCTATTATCATTTAACCAACCGCAAAGTCACCGAAAACTTTGTGAACACAAGTGGCGCTAAAATCACGCCGCCAGCAGGGTTCACGCAAGGGAACCAGATTCCCATGACTAGCAATACCTTCAAGTATACGAGCGCAAAAGCTTTACCAGCTAGTTATTCAGCAGGTGGCAAAACCTACGTCTTTCAAGGCTGGTACAAAGGCAAAACAAAACCGAATACGTTGACAACCAGCACCACGCCAGCGTATAACACAACCTTTGATGACAATGATGATATGACAGCAGTCTACAAAGAAGCAAACATCAGCGCTAACTTAACGATGCGTGGTGCAGTCGATGTCATTGACAATGGCGCAACCATGGAATATTGGGAAGTGCTCTTAAAAAATACTGGAGAAGCACCTTTAACTTCAGTTAAGATTAAACCAACCACTGACTGGGCGGCTGGAATTAGTACGCCCACGGAACTGTTTATTTTAGGTACTGGTCAAAATACGAAAGTTCGACCAATCACGAAAGAACAGTGGGAAGCAGGTTTTGAGATTCCTTTAGATAGTAGTATTCCTGTTGGCGGTCAACTAACGATTAATCTCCTAGGAACAAAAGTTACTGGACAACCAAACCAAGTGCTAAAAGCCGCTGTGGAATTCACAGGGAATTTCAACAAACTGACTGCCTCAGATACGGTCCGGATTAAAGATTTAGATCAAGAAACAAAGGAACCGACTGGGGAAGGCTTCATCAGTGTTCCAACGTTCAATTTTGGTCAGGTTGGGGTAGCGGGAAGTACGCAACAGCACAGCTTGAAAAAAGCCGCTGATTATTATGGCAACGGCACACGCAATCCCTATCTGCGGATCAAGAAAACCCAACCGAATTGGAGTTTAACGGCGCAGCTGTCACAACCGAAATCAGCGACAGACAGCTTGCCGACAACGACCCGCTTGTTGCTAGGAACGGCCGCTGCTGCCAGCTTTACCGATTACAACCAACCAACAGAAACCAAGACACCACTTGGCAAGACTGGCATCGTGAATTTAACCGCCGACAATACCGCAACAGCGGTGGTCGCGAACCAACAGTTCATAGGTAGTGACGTTTATCAGTTGGACTTCACGTTTGCTAACATCAAACTAGAAGTGCCCGCCAATCAAGGCATGTCTGGCCAACAATACCAAGCCGCCGTCACTTGGAATTTAGTGGCTGGCCCATAA
- a CDS encoding LPXTG cell wall anchor domain-containing protein translates to MKKKRYLMIVCLLSSPSFFINVEASDGGSSSVGIEFYQNPRTPAPKDAPPKTDAPAADPKEPAGPPKGDQRSGGSTQTTTTGSQLPRTGSKSQANLSILGLALIGLAGMVHRKKGRHEAN, encoded by the coding sequence CTATCTTCTCCTAGTTTTTTTATAAATGTTGAAGCGTCTGATGGTGGTTCTAGTTCGGTGGGGATTGAATTTTACCAAAATCCGAGAACACCCGCTCCTAAAGATGCCCCACCGAAAACAGATGCGCCAGCTGCTGATCCCAAGGAACCAGCTGGTCCTCCGAAAGGAGATCAACGAAGTGGTGGTTCGACACAGACCACCACAACTGGCTCGCAGCTCCCTCGTACAGGGAGCAAGAGTCAGGCAAATCTTAGCATTCTCGGCTTAGCCTTAATCGGCTTGGCGGGAATGGTACATAGAAAGAAGGGACGACATGAAGCAAACTAA